From a region of the Acanthochromis polyacanthus isolate Apoly-LR-REF ecotype Palm Island chromosome 3, KAUST_Apoly_ChrSc, whole genome shotgun sequence genome:
- the LOC127533335 gene encoding sterile alpha motif domain-containing protein 3-like isoform X1, protein MSTEPGRIMTESQPTKEMKLRIIVHDNDIRKITLSGKPQTLDSLVEQLEEKLGLLYKFSLQYEDPDFNNAFVNLTDITDLPDKSTLKIIALVPAPTSSIASTASTDDTEILSFSSPESRSSLTRSPWPDTFDIPYFPVDIEYRLRQGNLLYMRDKTYLQVSRDMKHEILEKLAEAIYSFKAYPCDQEFNDVATALIQKHPCLTEPGSVNGCNSWKNSIKFKMGNYRTKLRRAGCTDVTVNQGKRKGQAPQRGIKRPKRFEINFLPNFPDGEDETSMEFKRKELVEEMKKRRPPAALITKNMDSTFALRRQELVNLEPPVKDTMERWPALFTECQILAEFCRLSSKNLNTEFFKELDKYTPRFFEIFKTKGGSVGQKLKTYLQQVTPESTDVTAKRTAVLRGLPVILGDENTDFFMTCFDCDDPGISHTPIGILTTVPEDEQLSLDSLHLQTSGTAIILEGRIVMDDLENLPHAMCLLFGLTYALNLEYPQQLKYTFDFIQRVLLSLGHKSLKPKIQSLKNLLMQ, encoded by the exons ATGAGTACAGAACCAGGCAGGATCATGACAG AATCACAGCCAACAAAGGAGATGAAACTAAGGATAATTGTCCATGACAATGACATCAGGAAAATTACACTCTCTGGGAAACCACAGACACTTGACTCACTTGTTGAACAGCTTGAGGAGAAGCTGGGTCTTCTGTACAAATTCTCCCTCCAGTATGAGGATCCTGATTTTAACAATGCCTTCGTCAACCTCACTGACATTACTGACCTGCCTGACAAATCCACCCTAAAGATAATCGCACTGGTTCCAGCCCCCACATCAAGCATAGCCAGCACAGCCAGCACCGATGACACCGAGATCCTCTCTTTTTCCTcccctgaaagtcggtcatctctTACTCGCTCTCCATGGCCAGACACTTTTGACATTCCTTATTTTCCTGTGGACATCGAGTACAGATTACGCCAAGGGAATCTTCTGTATATGAGAGACAAGACGTATCTACAGGTATCCAGGGACATGAAGCATGAGATACTTGAAAAACTTGCTGAGGCAATTTACAGCTTCAAGGCATATCCCTGCGATCAAGAATTCAATGATGTTGCAACTGCACTGATTCAAAAACATCCATGCCTCACTGAACCAGGCTCTGTCAATGGATGCAACAGCTGGAAAAATAGCATCAAGTTCAAAATGGGAAACTATCGCACCAAACTGCGACGAGCTGGATGTACAGATGTGACTGTAAATCAAGGGAAAAGAAAAGGCCAAGCTCCTCAGAGAGGCATCAAAAGACCCAAACGGTTTGAAATCAATTTTCTACCCAATTTCCCTGATGGTGAAGATGAGACCAGTATGGAGTTCAAACGAAAGGAACTTGTAGAAGAGATGAAGAAACGTCGTCCACCTGCTGCTCTGATAACCAAAAACATGGACTCGACTTTTGCCTTGAGAAGACAAGAGTTGGTGAACTTGGAGCCTCCAGTGAAAGACACAATGGAAAGGTGGCCAGCACTCTTTACAGAGTGTCAG ATTCTGGCAGAGTTCTGTCGCTTGTCAAGCAAAAACCTGAATACAGAATTCTTCAAAGAACTTGACAAATACACTCCTCGCTTCTTTGAGATCTTCAAGACCAAGGGGGGAAGTGTTGGCCAGAAACTTAAGACTTATCTGCAACAAgtcacaccagag agtACAGATGTTACTGCGAAGCGAACAGCTGTCCTCCGTGGCCTTCCTGTCATCCTTGGAGATGAGAACACAGACTTCTTCATGACATGCTTT GACTGCGATGACCCAGGCATATCTCACACCCCCATTGGAATCCTGACCACTGTTCCTGAGGACGAACAGCTCTCCCTTGACTCACTGCACCTTCAGACTTCAGGTACCGCAATCATTTTGGAAGGAAGAATTGTGATGGATGACCTTGAAAATCTTCCACATGCCATGTGCTTGCTCTTTGGACTTACTTACGCCCTGAATTTGGAGTACCCTCAACAACTGAAGTACACCTTTGACTTCATTCAAAGGGTGCTTCTCTCACTTGGACATAAATCCCTAAAACCAAAAATACAATCACTCAAAAATCTTCTGATGCAATGA
- the LOC127533335 gene encoding sterile alpha motif domain-containing protein 3-like isoform X2: MKLRIIVHDNDIRKITLSGKPQTLDSLVEQLEEKLGLLYKFSLQYEDPDFNNAFVNLTDITDLPDKSTLKIIALVPAPTSSIASTASTDDTEILSFSSPESRSSLTRSPWPDTFDIPYFPVDIEYRLRQGNLLYMRDKTYLQVSRDMKHEILEKLAEAIYSFKAYPCDQEFNDVATALIQKHPCLTEPGSVNGCNSWKNSIKFKMGNYRTKLRRAGCTDVTVNQGKRKGQAPQRGIKRPKRFEINFLPNFPDGEDETSMEFKRKELVEEMKKRRPPAALITKNMDSTFALRRQELVNLEPPVKDTMERWPALFTECQILAEFCRLSSKNLNTEFFKELDKYTPRFFEIFKTKGGSVGQKLKTYLQQVTPESTDVTAKRTAVLRGLPVILGDENTDFFMTCFDCDDPGISHTPIGILTTVPEDEQLSLDSLHLQTSGTAIILEGRIVMDDLENLPHAMCLLFGLTYALNLEYPQQLKYTFDFIQRVLLSLGHKSLKPKIQSLKNLLMQ, encoded by the exons ATGAAACTAAGGATAATTGTCCATGACAATGACATCAGGAAAATTACACTCTCTGGGAAACCACAGACACTTGACTCACTTGTTGAACAGCTTGAGGAGAAGCTGGGTCTTCTGTACAAATTCTCCCTCCAGTATGAGGATCCTGATTTTAACAATGCCTTCGTCAACCTCACTGACATTACTGACCTGCCTGACAAATCCACCCTAAAGATAATCGCACTGGTTCCAGCCCCCACATCAAGCATAGCCAGCACAGCCAGCACCGATGACACCGAGATCCTCTCTTTTTCCTcccctgaaagtcggtcatctctTACTCGCTCTCCATGGCCAGACACTTTTGACATTCCTTATTTTCCTGTGGACATCGAGTACAGATTACGCCAAGGGAATCTTCTGTATATGAGAGACAAGACGTATCTACAGGTATCCAGGGACATGAAGCATGAGATACTTGAAAAACTTGCTGAGGCAATTTACAGCTTCAAGGCATATCCCTGCGATCAAGAATTCAATGATGTTGCAACTGCACTGATTCAAAAACATCCATGCCTCACTGAACCAGGCTCTGTCAATGGATGCAACAGCTGGAAAAATAGCATCAAGTTCAAAATGGGAAACTATCGCACCAAACTGCGACGAGCTGGATGTACAGATGTGACTGTAAATCAAGGGAAAAGAAAAGGCCAAGCTCCTCAGAGAGGCATCAAAAGACCCAAACGGTTTGAAATCAATTTTCTACCCAATTTCCCTGATGGTGAAGATGAGACCAGTATGGAGTTCAAACGAAAGGAACTTGTAGAAGAGATGAAGAAACGTCGTCCACCTGCTGCTCTGATAACCAAAAACATGGACTCGACTTTTGCCTTGAGAAGACAAGAGTTGGTGAACTTGGAGCCTCCAGTGAAAGACACAATGGAAAGGTGGCCAGCACTCTTTACAGAGTGTCAG ATTCTGGCAGAGTTCTGTCGCTTGTCAAGCAAAAACCTGAATACAGAATTCTTCAAAGAACTTGACAAATACACTCCTCGCTTCTTTGAGATCTTCAAGACCAAGGGGGGAAGTGTTGGCCAGAAACTTAAGACTTATCTGCAACAAgtcacaccagag agtACAGATGTTACTGCGAAGCGAACAGCTGTCCTCCGTGGCCTTCCTGTCATCCTTGGAGATGAGAACACAGACTTCTTCATGACATGCTTT GACTGCGATGACCCAGGCATATCTCACACCCCCATTGGAATCCTGACCACTGTTCCTGAGGACGAACAGCTCTCCCTTGACTCACTGCACCTTCAGACTTCAGGTACCGCAATCATTTTGGAAGGAAGAATTGTGATGGATGACCTTGAAAATCTTCCACATGCCATGTGCTTGCTCTTTGGACTTACTTACGCCCTGAATTTGGAGTACCCTCAACAACTGAAGTACACCTTTGACTTCATTCAAAGGGTGCTTCTCTCACTTGGACATAAATCCCTAAAACCAAAAATACAATCACTCAAAAATCTTCTGATGCAATGA